Proteins co-encoded in one Astyanax mexicanus isolate ESR-SI-001 chromosome 1, AstMex3_surface, whole genome shotgun sequence genomic window:
- the LOC111197591 gene encoding trichohyalin-like isoform X17 — translation MHEIFTLFYSLLQGDRKWTEEERIKMEESALLTELKDERFPGPVLKNLMSLIEEQKSQEEQLKKTETELENTSKQTDSKKEDGERESITEIRQKIREMQERRVKERLEMRQREEEEIREKMRAVLEALRSSDEAVLKVEKIEQHKKQKHEYEQTAMREDTLLIKTVFEQSVQTVVTQKLKESERKMDEKDRELEALKQKLSETEKDKEKQLEERNKELKEKNTALEEQRKTIDKQKKTIEEKNELLQEKERILTENIKTVEMKDRELEEKEKLLTELKDELTQRTKKLEEELKLQKVEMEKSLMKKNEELNDIKQQLKDKDIKLKENEVIIKEHLESISTRDLTLKNTNERLESVTKELQEKNTQLEKNNKLLREKERELEKKEKEVESSKEKLETLGKELQEKERVLEKKEKEVESSKEQLETLRKELQDKSSELQEMMILLEQQKTELREKDKLLEEKERLLRERDTQIMEREKQVEEKDRLLEERNKQLQERTDPDPSAPVRRRNSMEYNPPDMSGETPDSAASLRRRSSLEELPPTMSGERCSAVSPASGPAAELRLVLLGRTGCGKSAAGNSILGREERSQAGASTVRQQSESRQGEVAGRQVTVVETHDCFCPGLSLEELRQNVEHCVRLSAPGPHAFLLVLPVKQSTGEERGMLEKMEEMFGERCWRNTMILFTVTDEVQEKNIEDFIQSGNQEVQRLVEKCGNRFHCLNIKESGDGSQISELLEKMEKMVEENREKFYSSEIYLETQSQIRAMETKIIREREEKRMMEEKEIKEKLENEMKNSLRKIEGTVQEHEGEIKQLNNRTTELERRMKEERDEEKKRELVQELKRELEKRTEMEEKVKILKEKREKEKREMEERHRQEMEEIRETYEGEARIEAERNLMKIILPELQKNILLSKLKMQEEFSRQMEEKNEELQKLKKRVLELSETHSLRKEVYQTAVMRIAETERRGTASEKEHEEGESGGVLKWLFRKKDQSEKSGGGVVDV, via the exons AATTAAAGGATGAGAGGTTTCCTGGTCCTGTACTGAAGAACTTAATGAGTTTAATAGAAGAACAGAAATCACAGGAGGAGCAGCTGAAGAAAACTGAGACTGAACTGGAGAACACATCCAAACAAACAGACAGTAAAAaagaagatggagagagagagagcatcacagAGATCAGACAGAAGATCAGAGAGATGCAGGAAAGAAGAGTTAAAGAAAGACTGGAGATGAGAcaaagagaggaagaagagatCAGAGAAAAAATGAGAGCTGTTTTGGAAGCTTTAAGGAGCTCAGATGAAGCAGTTCTGAAGGTAGAGAAGATAGAGCAGCACAAAAAACAGAAACATGAATATGAGCAAACAGCGATGAGGGAAGATACTCTCCTCATAAAGACTGTCTTTGAGCAGAGTGTTCAGACTGTTGTAACCCAGAAACTGAAagagtctgagagaaagatggatgaaaaAGACAGAGAGTTAGAAGCACTGAAACAGAAGCTCTCAGAGAcggagaaagataaagaaaagcagctggaggagagaaataaagaactTAAAGAAAAGAACACTGCATTAGAGGAACAAAGGAAGACCATAGACAAGCAGAAAAAAACTATAGAGGAGAAGAATGAActgctgcaggagaaagagagaatactgacagaaaatataaaaacagtggaGATGAAGGACAGAGAACTGGAGGAAAAGGAGAAACTTCTCACAGAATTAAAGGATGAACTCacacaaagaacaaagaaattaGAGGAGGAGCTTAAATTACAAAAGGTAGAAATGGAGAAAAGTCTTATGAAGAAAAATGAAGAATTAAATGATATAAAACAACAGTTAAAGGATAAAGATATAAAACTGAAAGAGAACGAGGTGATCATTAAAGAACATTTAGAGAGTATCAGTACGAGAGATCtgactttaaaaaacacaaatgaaagaTTAGAAAGTGTTACTAAAGAACTTCAGGAGAAAAACACACAGCTGGAGAAAAACAACAAActgctgagagagaaagagagagaactggagaagaaagagaaagaggtagaaagcagtaaagaaaagctggagacactgggaaaggagctgcaggagaaagagagagtactggagaagaaagagaaagaggtagaaagcagTAAAGAACAGCTGGAGACACTGAGAAAGGAGCTGCAGGACAAGAGCAGTGAACTACAGGAGATGATGATCCTACTGGAGCAACAGAAAACTGAactgagagaaaaagataaactgcttgaagagaaggagagacttctaagagagagagacacacagataatggagagagagaaacaggtggAGGAGAAAGACAGACTTCTAGAGGAGAGAAACAAGCAGCTGCAGGAAAGAACAGATCCAGACCCATCAGCTCCCGTCAGGAGAAGAAACAGTATGGAGTATAATCCTCCAGACA TGAGTGGAGAGACTCCAGATTCAGCAGCATCACTCAGGAGAAGAAGCAGTCTGGAGGAACTTCCTCCAACAA TGAGTGGAGAACGGTGTAGTGCAGTCTCTCCAGCATCAGGTCCTGCAGCAGAACTCAGACTGGTGCTGCTGGGGAGGACTGGATGTGGGAAGAGTGCAGCAGGAAATTCCATCCTGGGCAGAGAGGAGAGGAGCCAGGCTGGAGCTTCTACAGTGAGGCAGCAGAGTGAGAGCAGACAGGGGGAGGTGGCTGGGAGGCAGGTGACTGTGGTGGAAACTCATGACTGCTTCTGTCCTGGACTCTCTCTGGAGGAGCTGAGACAGAACGTGGAGCACTGTGTCCGTCTGTCTGCTCCAGGACCACACGCCTTCCTCCTAGTCCTACCAGTGAAGCAGTCTacaggagaggagagagggatgcTGGAGAAAATGGAGGAGATGTTTGGAGAGAGATGTTGGAGGAACACCATGATCCTCTTCACTGTTACGGATGAAGTTCAGGAGAAGAACATTGAAGACTTTATCCAATCAGGAAACCAGGAGGTCCAGAGACTTGTGGAGAAATGTGGGAACAGGTTTCACTGTCTCAACATTAAGGAGAGTGGAGATGGTTCTCAGATCTCAGAGCTGCTGGAGAAGATGGAGAAGATGGtggaagaaaacagagagaaattcTACAGCAGTGAGATCTACCTGGAGACACAGTCTCAGATCAGAGCAATGGAGACAAAGATCattagagaaagagaagagaagaggatgaTGGAAGAGAAAGAGATCAAAGAAAAACTAGAAAATGAGATGAAGAACTCTCTGAGAAAGATAGAGGGAACTGTACAAGAACATGAAGGAGAGATAAAGCAACTTAACAACCGAACAACAGAACTAGAGAGAAGAATGAAAGAAGAGAGggatgaagagaaaaagagagaactgGTACAAGAGCTAAAAAGAGAGTTAGAAAAAAGAACAGAGATGGAGGAAAAGGTGAAGAtactaaaagaaaagagagagaaggagaagagagagatggaggagagacACAGACAGGAGATGGAGGAGATCAGGGAGACGTATGAAGGAGAAGCCAGAATTGAGGCGGAGAGAAACCTGATGAAGATCATCCTGCCTGAACTCCAGAAAAACATCCTGCTCTCAAAGTTAAAGATGCAGGAAGAGTTCAGCAGACAGATGGAGGAGAAGAATGAAGAGCTGCAGAAACTGAAGAAAAGAGTTTTAGAACTCAGTGAAACTCATTCACTCAGGAAGGAGGTTTACCAGACAGCTGTGATGAGAATTGCAGAGACAGAAAGAAGAGGCACAGCATCAGAAAAAGAACATGAAGAAGGAGAGTCTGGAGGAGTGCTGAAGTGGCTCTTTAGAAAAAAGGATCAGAGTGAAAAATCAGGTGGAGGAGTTGTGGATGTTTAA
- the LOC111197591 gene encoding trichohyalin-like isoform X18: MHEIFTLFYSLLQGDRKWTEEERIKMEESALLTELKDERFPGPVLKNLMSLIEEQKSQEEQLKKTETELENTSKQTDSKKEDGERESITEIRQKIREMQERRVKERLEMRQREEEEIREKMRAVLEALRSSDEAVLKVEKIEQHKKQKHEYEQTAMREDTLLIKTVFEQSVQTVVTQKLKESERKMDEKDRELEALKQKLSETEKDKEKQLEERNKELKEKNTALEEQRKTIDKQKKTIEEKNELLQEKERILTENIKTVEMKDRELEEKEKLLTELKDELTQRTKKLEEELKLQKVEMEKSLMKKNEELNDIKQQLKDKDIKLKENEVIIKEHLESISTRDLTLKNTNERLESVTKELQEKNTQLEKNNKLLREKERELEKKEKEVESSKEQLETLRKELQDKSSELQEMMILLEQQKTELREKDKLLEEKERLLRERDTQIMEREKQVEEKDRLLEERNKQLQERTDPDPSAPVRRRNSMEYNPPDMSGETPDSAASLRRRSSLEELPPTMSGERCSAVSPASGPAAELRLVLLGRTGCGKSAAGNSILGREERSQAGASTVRQQSESRQGEVAGRQVTVVETHDCFCPGLSLEELRQNVEHCVRLSAPGPHAFLLVLPVKQSTGEERGMLEKMEEMFGERCWRNTMILFTVTDEVQEKNIEDFIQSGNQEVQRLVEKCGNRFHCLNIKESGDGSQISELLEKMEKMVEENREKFYSSEIYLETQSQIRAMETKIIREREEKRMMEEKEIKEKLENEMKNSLRKIEGTVQEHEGEIKQLNNRTTELERRMKEERDEEKKRELVQELKRELEKRTEMEEKVKILKEKREKEKREMEERHRQEMEEIRETYEGEARIEAERNLMKIILPELQKNILLSKLKMQEEFSRQMEEKNEELQKLKKRVLELSETHSLRKEVYQTAVMRIAETERRGTASEKEHEEGESGGVLKWLFRKKDQSEKSGGGVVDV; the protein is encoded by the exons AATTAAAGGATGAGAGGTTTCCTGGTCCTGTACTGAAGAACTTAATGAGTTTAATAGAAGAACAGAAATCACAGGAGGAGCAGCTGAAGAAAACTGAGACTGAACTGGAGAACACATCCAAACAAACAGACAGTAAAAaagaagatggagagagagagagcatcacagAGATCAGACAGAAGATCAGAGAGATGCAGGAAAGAAGAGTTAAAGAAAGACTGGAGATGAGAcaaagagaggaagaagagatCAGAGAAAAAATGAGAGCTGTTTTGGAAGCTTTAAGGAGCTCAGATGAAGCAGTTCTGAAGGTAGAGAAGATAGAGCAGCACAAAAAACAGAAACATGAATATGAGCAAACAGCGATGAGGGAAGATACTCTCCTCATAAAGACTGTCTTTGAGCAGAGTGTTCAGACTGTTGTAACCCAGAAACTGAAagagtctgagagaaagatggatgaaaaAGACAGAGAGTTAGAAGCACTGAAACAGAAGCTCTCAGAGAcggagaaagataaagaaaagcagctggaggagagaaataaagaactTAAAGAAAAGAACACTGCATTAGAGGAACAAAGGAAGACCATAGACAAGCAGAAAAAAACTATAGAGGAGAAGAATGAActgctgcaggagaaagagagaatactgacagaaaatataaaaacagtggaGATGAAGGACAGAGAACTGGAGGAAAAGGAGAAACTTCTCACAGAATTAAAGGATGAACTCacacaaagaacaaagaaattaGAGGAGGAGCTTAAATTACAAAAGGTAGAAATGGAGAAAAGTCTTATGAAGAAAAATGAAGAATTAAATGATATAAAACAACAGTTAAAGGATAAAGATATAAAACTGAAAGAGAACGAGGTGATCATTAAAGAACATTTAGAGAGTATCAGTACGAGAGATCtgactttaaaaaacacaaatgaaagaTTAGAAAGTGTTACTAAAGAACTTCAGGAGAAAAACACACAGCTGGAGAAAAACAACAAActgctgagagagaaagagagagaactggagaagaaagagaaagag gtagaaagcagTAAAGAACAGCTGGAGACACTGAGAAAGGAGCTGCAGGACAAGAGCAGTGAACTACAGGAGATGATGATCCTACTGGAGCAACAGAAAACTGAactgagagaaaaagataaactgcttgaagagaaggagagacttctaagagagagagacacacagataatggagagagagaaacaggtggAGGAGAAAGACAGACTTCTAGAGGAGAGAAACAAGCAGCTGCAGGAAAGAACAGATCCAGACCCATCAGCTCCCGTCAGGAGAAGAAACAGTATGGAGTATAATCCTCCAGACA TGAGTGGAGAGACTCCAGATTCAGCAGCATCACTCAGGAGAAGAAGCAGTCTGGAGGAACTTCCTCCAACAA TGAGTGGAGAACGGTGTAGTGCAGTCTCTCCAGCATCAGGTCCTGCAGCAGAACTCAGACTGGTGCTGCTGGGGAGGACTGGATGTGGGAAGAGTGCAGCAGGAAATTCCATCCTGGGCAGAGAGGAGAGGAGCCAGGCTGGAGCTTCTACAGTGAGGCAGCAGAGTGAGAGCAGACAGGGGGAGGTGGCTGGGAGGCAGGTGACTGTGGTGGAAACTCATGACTGCTTCTGTCCTGGACTCTCTCTGGAGGAGCTGAGACAGAACGTGGAGCACTGTGTCCGTCTGTCTGCTCCAGGACCACACGCCTTCCTCCTAGTCCTACCAGTGAAGCAGTCTacaggagaggagagagggatgcTGGAGAAAATGGAGGAGATGTTTGGAGAGAGATGTTGGAGGAACACCATGATCCTCTTCACTGTTACGGATGAAGTTCAGGAGAAGAACATTGAAGACTTTATCCAATCAGGAAACCAGGAGGTCCAGAGACTTGTGGAGAAATGTGGGAACAGGTTTCACTGTCTCAACATTAAGGAGAGTGGAGATGGTTCTCAGATCTCAGAGCTGCTGGAGAAGATGGAGAAGATGGtggaagaaaacagagagaaattcTACAGCAGTGAGATCTACCTGGAGACACAGTCTCAGATCAGAGCAATGGAGACAAAGATCattagagaaagagaagagaagaggatgaTGGAAGAGAAAGAGATCAAAGAAAAACTAGAAAATGAGATGAAGAACTCTCTGAGAAAGATAGAGGGAACTGTACAAGAACATGAAGGAGAGATAAAGCAACTTAACAACCGAACAACAGAACTAGAGAGAAGAATGAAAGAAGAGAGggatgaagagaaaaagagagaactgGTACAAGAGCTAAAAAGAGAGTTAGAAAAAAGAACAGAGATGGAGGAAAAGGTGAAGAtactaaaagaaaagagagagaaggagaagagagagatggaggagagacACAGACAGGAGATGGAGGAGATCAGGGAGACGTATGAAGGAGAAGCCAGAATTGAGGCGGAGAGAAACCTGATGAAGATCATCCTGCCTGAACTCCAGAAAAACATCCTGCTCTCAAAGTTAAAGATGCAGGAAGAGTTCAGCAGACAGATGGAGGAGAAGAATGAAGAGCTGCAGAAACTGAAGAAAAGAGTTTTAGAACTCAGTGAAACTCATTCACTCAGGAAGGAGGTTTACCAGACAGCTGTGATGAGAATTGCAGAGACAGAAAGAAGAGGCACAGCATCAGAAAAAGAACATGAAGAAGGAGAGTCTGGAGGAGTGCTGAAGTGGCTCTTTAGAAAAAAGGATCAGAGTGAAAAATCAGGTGGAGGAGTTGTGGATGTTTAA